Sequence from the Candidatus Methylopumilus planktonicus genome:
GGCAAGTGTTGACACTTGTTCGCGTAAAGATTCTTGAGCACGATTCACTTCTTGGTCAATCTCTGCTTTCGCACCTAAGATAATACGATCCCCTTCAGTTTTCGCTTGATGCTTCGCTTCTTCTAAAATTTCAGATGCTCTTTTTTCGGCTTGAGAAATAATTTCAGATGCTTTCTGTTTGGCTTCGTTAAGTTGCAGTGTCGTTTTCTTTGCAGCTACTTCTAAAGAAGCTTTTCCTTCTTGCGCTGCAGCTAAACCGTCGGCAATTTCTTTTTGACGCGTTTCAATCGCGTTTAAAAGAGGTGGCCACACATACTTCACGGTAAACCAAATGAGAATCGCAAAAGCAATCGCTTGGGCAATTAACGTAAAATTAATATTCATTTTTGCTCCTGTCTAAGTTCGGTTAAAAGAACCTAAACACTTATTTTGCGATTGCACTTAATAATGGATTTGCAAATGCAAACATCATCACGATACCAACGCTAATAATAAAAGAAGCGTCAATCAAGCCTAAAAGTAAGAATACCTTACCTTGTAATTGTGGAATCATTTCGGGTTGTCTTGCTGCACCTTCTAAGAAACTCGCACACATAATACCGATACCGATACATGCGCCTAAAGCTGCTAAACCAATCATCAAACCTAGACCAATTGCTGTATAAGATTGAATCATTGCTAAATATTGTATATGTTCCATGTTTACTTCCCTCTCAGTTAAAAATACTTAAATAAAAAAACTAATGGCCTTCATGCGCCATCGATAAATACACCACCGTTAACATCATGAAGACAAATGCTTGTAGCCCCACAATTAGAATATGGAATATGGACCAACCTGCGCCCAACAATGCTCCAAAAAATACGCCTGTCACACTCGTTGACGCTAATAAGCCGAGTAACAAGAAAATCACTTCCCCTGCATACATATTTCCGAAAAGCCGAAGTGAATGAGATAAAGGTTTAGAAATGTATTCGATGATATTAAATAAAAAGTTTGCAGGCCATACCCAAACTTTGCTACCAAAAGGGGCTGTAAATAATTCGTGGATCCAACCACCAAAACCTTTTACTTTAATACCAAAATAAATCATAAGGATCCACACTGCGATCGCAAGCGCAAAGGTTGTATTGATGTCTGAGGTTGGCACGCTCCGCCATTCGTGAATGCCTAAAGGTGCGTAAATAAAATGTGCCATCACATCGA
This genomic interval carries:
- a CDS encoding F0F1 ATP synthase subunit B, with the translated sequence MNINFTLIAQAIAFAILIWFTVKYVWPPLLNAIETRQKEIADGLAAAQEGKASLEVAAKKTTLQLNEAKQKASEIISQAEKRASEILEEAKHQAKTEGDRIILGAKAEIDQEVNRAQESLREQVSTLAIAGAEKILSKEIDKKAHSDMLSKLAKEL
- the atpE gene encoding F0F1 ATP synthase subunit C, which produces MEHIQYLAMIQSYTAIGLGLMIGLAALGACIGIGIMCASFLEGAARQPEMIPQLQGKVFLLLGLIDASFIISVGIVMMFAFANPLLSAIAK
- the atpB gene encoding F0F1 ATP synthase subunit A, giving the protein MATEGTLTASEYITHHLTFNTKAIGEGAFWAINIDSLVMGVLLGIISMALIWMVARKATAGVPSKGQAFVELMFGFIDDQVKNIFHGDRHAFIAPAALTVFIWVLVMNSMDFLPIDVMAHFIYAPLGIHEWRSVPTSDINTTFALAIAVWILMIYFGIKVKGFGGWIHELFTAPFGSKVWVWPANFLFNIIEYISKPLSHSLRLFGNMYAGEVIFLLLGLLASTSVTGVFFGALLGAGWSIFHILIVGLQAFVFMMLTVVYLSMAHEGH